CATGTGGGGGAACGGGCGGCCCGCTGGCTCCTCTTGACCGGCGAACTCCTCGACGCCAGGGAGGCTTTTCGCATCGGCCTGATCAACGCCGTCGCCGAGGACCTCCCCCAGCTCTTCCAGACCGTCGAAGAGTGGATCGGCTATCTCATCCAGGGGGGACCGGAAGCCCTGGCGCGAACCAAAGAACTGCTGGCCCGGTGTACTCCCCAGGCTCTGCCGGTGGAGGAGCTGGCCCGCGGCAGTGCCGAACCGCGGCTCGGAGAAGAATGCCGGCAGGGTTTGGCCGCCTTCTTCGAGAAACGGTTACCCCCCTGGGCCGTGCCGTCGGACGCCGGGTGATTCCTTGCGGGTAGCTTCTCGGCATGCTATTTCTGGGGTCCAGGGGGGCGGTAGCCGGTAGCCGGGTACAACTTTTCCACGGGGAACCCCCAGCGGCGAGAGCAAACGGCGGCCAACGATGGAAGACACATGAGCAAACCATTGTTCATTTCTCTGGACGGGATCGATGGAACCGGCAAAACGACCCAGCTCCAGCGGCTGGCGCAATGGCTGCGGGAGCAGCATGTCCCGGTGGTGACCAGCGCAGACCCCGGCGGCACCCTCCTGGGAGAGGAACTGCGAAGGCTATTATTGCACCGCTCGGATTTAAGCTTGACGCCCGTGGCGGAAGCTCTGCTCTTCATGGCGGCCCGCGCGCAGTTGGTCGTAGAAGTCATCCGTCCCGCCTTGAGCGCCGGCCAGTGCGTCCTGTGTGACCGCTTCCTCTTGGCCAATGTGGTCTATCAGGGATATGCGGGAGGGCTAGACCCGGAGGAACTCTGGCGGATCGGCCGTTGGTCCGCTTCGGGTGTCGAGCCAGACTTGACCCTCGTGCTGGACCTGGAAGATGTATCCCTAGCCCGGCGGCGGAAAGGCCGCTTTCCCCCCGGTGATCGCTTTGAGCAACGGGATGAAGACTATCAGCGGCAGCTTCGCGACGGTTTCCGCCGGGAAGCCCAACGCCTGCCGCAACGCATTGCCTTGGTGCCGGCCGACGGGGATGTCGAAGAGGTGCAGCGACATTTGCGGAAACTCCTTCTTCCCTTGTTCCACACACACGGTTGGAATCTCACCGCTTAATTCTGCCGCCGCTTATTCGGACTCCATACCCGCGCCTGTTTGAGAGGAGGGCGATCAGGAGGACAGGTCAGGTGGGGATCAGTATGCGTGCTTTTGCCGTCCGAAGAGCATCCGCCAGATGGTGAGGAAGAGGATGCGCAGATCAAAGAGCGGGTTCCAGTGGGTGATGTAGTACAGGTCGAATTGCACCCGCCGGCGCAGGGAGGAGTTGCCGCGCCAGCCGTTGATTTGGGCCCAACCAGTCATGCCGGCTTTGACCGCGTGCCGGGCCATGTAGTTCGGGATGGTTTTCTGGAACTGCTGCACGAAGACGGGCCGTTCCGGACGCGGGCCGACGAGGCTCATGTCGCCCCGAAGGACGTTGAACAGTTGCGGCAATTCGTCCAGGTTGGTGGCGCGGAGGAAGGCCCCCAAGCGGGTGCGGCGCGGGTCGTTGGGCCGGGTCATCTGGGGGCCGTCTTTTTCTGCATCGACATGCATCGTGCGGAACTTGAGCATCTGGAAGGGCCGCCCGTTGAGGCCGCAGCGCTCCTGGCGATAGAGCACCGGACCCGGACTCGTGATCTTAATGAGCAAGGCTATCACCGCCATGAGCGGAGCTAACAAAATGATGGCAATTAGGGATAAAACGATATCCATCGAACGCTTGATGACAATGTTAAGTCCATAATGTGGATTCTCGCGCAAGCTGATGATGGTCATGCCATGGAGATGGGTTGTATGAAAAGACAAA
The genomic region above belongs to Thermogemmata fonticola and contains:
- the tmk gene encoding dTMP kinase, translating into MSKPLFISLDGIDGTGKTTQLQRLAQWLREQHVPVVTSADPGGTLLGEELRRLLLHRSDLSLTPVAEALLFMAARAQLVVEVIRPALSAGQCVLCDRFLLANVVYQGYAGGLDPEELWRIGRWSASGVEPDLTLVLDLEDVSLARRRKGRFPPGDRFEQRDEDYQRQLRDGFRREAQRLPQRIALVPADGDVEEVQRHLRKLLLPLFHTHGWNLTA